One Bacteroidota bacterium DNA window includes the following coding sequences:
- a CDS encoding flavin reductase has product MESLFEKISPEDITDNIFKLIDKDWMLVTAGSLEHYNMMTASWAGFGILWHKPVAFSFIRPNRHTFQFTEKHEMLTLTFFEEKYRRILNFCGSNSGRDVDKMKESGLKPILTPGGSVGFEQATLILECKKLYADTIKPEFFLDPKIDKNYPLKDFHMMYISEITGCYTRK; this is encoded by the coding sequence CATTTTTAAGTTGATTGACAAGGACTGGATGCTAGTAACGGCAGGCAGTCTGGAACATTATAATATGATGACGGCGTCATGGGCAGGCTTTGGAATATTGTGGCATAAACCGGTTGCTTTTAGTTTTATCCGTCCCAACAGGCATACGTTTCAATTTACTGAAAAACATGAGATGCTCACCCTCACATTTTTTGAGGAAAAGTACAGGCGTATCCTGAATTTCTGCGGTTCAAATTCGGGGCGTGATGTTGACAAGATGAAAGAATCAGGACTGAAGCCGATACTTACGCCCGGCGGTTCTGTGGGCTTTGAACAAGCCACCCTTATTTTAGAATGCAAGAAACTTTATGCCGACACCATAAAACCGGAATTTTTTTTAGATCCTAAAATTGATAAAAACTATCCATTGAAGGACTTTCACATGATGTACATCAGCGAAATCACGGGTTGTTATACACGAAAATAG